The Halomonas sp. HAL1 genome segment CTGGTTTAGCTCAGTGTCAGTGCGGCCGCGACTTGAAACAGCGCAAGAGCTGGCGATTTCTCCGCCTGGTGGCGGAGACGCCTGGTGGAGCGAGGCGACTGCTTCCCAACCAGAGCGCCCACGAGTCACCGGCGCGGCTTTAACCAGTGCGCTAAGCATCAATAAGCCCAGTGATACGCAGTTACCTATTGATGTGAGTGTGGAGCCTGCTGATCGCCACCAGTTTGAAGTCGGCATTGGCTACGCTACCGATGTGGGGCCCCGTCTGCGTTTTGGTTGGGAACAACCATGGATCAATCGTTATGGTCATAGTCTTGACCACGACCTCTATTTATCCTCCCCGGAGCAGCGGTTTACCGGGGTATATAACGTTCCGCTAGAAGACCCGCTGCGTGATAGCTACCGGCTGCAATACGGTATCCGTAATATTGATGATAGTGATACCCAATCATTAGAAGGCACCGTTGAAGTGGCTCGGCGCTGGGAGTTTGATAACGATTGGGTTCAAACTCTGTACTTCCGTACCACTTATGAAGACTTCGAGCAGGGGGGCGAAGCCGATCAAGTATGGCTGTTTTATCCTGGTATTCAGTGGTCGCGAACCCGGACACGCCCTCAGCGCTTTCCATTATGGGGCGACCGTCAGCAGCTCTCTTTAGAGTACTCGGATAAGGTTTGGGGGTCGGATGCACAGTTCACACGCGTTACGGCCGATACGGAATGGATTCGCACTATCGGCAATGATAACCGCTTCCTGGCGCGAGTTAGCTTAGGCGCCATCGAAACCGATGACTTTGCCAAAATCCCACCTTCTTTACGCTTTTTTGCCGGTGGCGACCGCAGTGTGCGCGGCTACTCCTATGAAAGCCTTTCGCCACGCAATGAAGAAGGACGGCTACGGGGCGGCCAACAATTGCTGACCTCAACCCTTGAGTACCAACGGCGTGTCACGGGGGATTGGTGGGCAGCCACCTTCGTGGACAATGGCGATGCGTTTGATAACTGGGGACCTAACGATTTGAAAACAGGCGCCGGCGCCGGGGTGCGCTGGGTTTCACCGGTCGGGCCAATTCGCTTTGATATCGCACATCCTTTTGACCATGAAGACGATTGGCGTTTGCACTTTTCCATCGGACCGGAATTCTAGGAGAGAGATTTGCCTCAGGTTGAAACAGCGACATCTGATAAGCGCCAGCGACTATCACCCAAATACCGTACCTGGCTTCTGTTGTGGAGCCTTTGGCGCCTGATTATCGTATTGCCAATTTGGCTGTTTGGGATTGCGGCGCTGCTTGTTGGGGTAGCATTATCGCCTTGGGGCACTGGTGTATTGCTCTCTCAGGGGGAGCAGCGGGACTTATTCACCTATGCACACCATGAAGGTGGGCTGCTTGATCATTTTCTGGTCGAAGATTTCCAATTGCAGTTGGGTGAAACCCGTATCACCGTGGATGAATTTGAGCTTGCGTGGGCGGATGACTGCGTCCTGGCGGGCCGGTTATGCATCGACACGCTTCGCGTGGTAGGCGCTGATGTTCGTTTAGGTGCATCGGGCGAACAGGAGCCGCCGCCAGAAGAAGAGGGGGCGCCACTCGCTATTCGTTTTCCCTTCCCGATCGAGCTACGTTCGCTACAGCTTGACGATGTCAGCCTACGCCTTGCCGACGGCACCGAGATCAAATGGCGCTCGTTAAGCTCAGCGGCTGTTGCCGAAGGCAACCAAGTGCGTCTTGAACCGACCCACTTGGAGCAACCGCGCCTTTATTTGCCACCATCGGCAGGCGTGTTACTGACGCAAGCCACTGAAACACCACTTTCTGCTGAGGCTATCGATGCCGCTATATTGCTCCGCGAACCGCAAGACGAGGCCGTACTGGCAGTAGAGTCTCCAGAAGAGCAGTTAGAAACACGAGAACGGCTGGAATTACCTGACATTACCTTGCCGGTGGATATTCAAATACCCGAATTTACGCTTAACGATTTTCGCCTGGAAGGCGCCACTGAGTATCACGTGGAACGCCTTCAGCTTGGACTGATGACCGAGGGCGACCGCGTTGAGTTAACCGAACTTGCTGTCGTTACCCCAGACGCTGAGGCTGAATTAACCGCAAAGGCGACTTTAAGCAACAGTTACCCACTTGAAGCTCGTTTGAACGTAGAGCTTTTTTTAGCTGAGAGGTTTCCTGAGCTCGATGGCGAGATCTTGACATTAACGCTGTCTGGCCCACTCGATGCCCTTGAAGCACAGTTGGAAGCATCCGGCGCGGTAAACGCGTCGTTAAACGGCCAAGTAGACGCCCTAGCCCCTACACTGCCATTTCAAGTGCAGTTACAAAGTGACCAGGTCCAGTGGCCGCTCTCCGTTGACGAAACGGCGC includes the following:
- a CDS encoding autotransporter assembly complex family protein, giving the protein MGRQRRWTSATGRTVLVVLPLLYASHGAWALEASITGVSDEVESNIRAYLQNVEAEQYTEARLEGEVRQRTEEAMRVYGYYEPDITFEHTDDELVSLEIEPGPQIEIEILSINVEGDASNDPPFQQAVEDFPLEEGDALRHAPWERLRGQFSGLAIERGYFDWGFTDRRMEVRPYLQSARLYMDFDSGPRYQFGETSITGSHIEIDRLLRIQPFERGDPYLAQTLADYNQSLAETGWFSSVSVRPRLETAQELAISPPGGGDAWWSEATASQPERPRVTGAALTSALSINKPSDTQLPIDVSVEPADRHQFEVGIGYATDVGPRLRFGWEQPWINRYGHSLDHDLYLSSPEQRFTGVYNVPLEDPLRDSYRLQYGIRNIDDSDTQSLEGTVEVARRWEFDNDWVQTLYFRTTYEDFEQGGEADQVWLFYPGIQWSRTRTRPQRFPLWGDRQQLSLEYSDKVWGSDAQFTRVTADTEWIRTIGNDNRFLARVSLGAIETDDFAKIPPSLRFFAGGDRSVRGYSYESLSPRNEEGRLRGGQQLLTSTLEYQRRVTGDWWAATFVDNGDAFDNWGPNDLKTGAGAGVRWVSPVGPIRFDIAHPFDHEDDWRLHFSIGPEF